Proteins encoded in a region of the Bartonella taylorii genome:
- a CDS encoding DNA recombination protein RmuC: protein MFDSFFSFMLADQSFAKLSALLLLILICLTFFMLIHSYRKKALWENKTAERAREAQMQMATLLKTQAEMQGRMQTMAEIFGQRQAELNKSLSEQLNGMTANLGQTLQVQTKSTYENLARLQERLAVIDAAQNNIQSLTGQVVQLQAILSNKQTRGTFGQGRMEAIIADALPTNAYAFQAVLSNGKRPDCLIYMPNKGPSLVIDAKFPLEAWNAMRKATSAQERQEAERQFRTDMEVHIRDIAQKYLIPGETHDTAFLFVPSESVFATIYEDFEPLVQKANRAHVIIVSPSLLMLSVQVVQTIMKDARMREQAHLIQSEVAKLMEDFGRMDTRVRALQKHFYKAGEDIEGILISSSKIMKRANRIETFELKENSFEQTKMTTSISSQTLRLVDEE from the coding sequence ATGTTTGATTCGTTTTTTTCTTTTATGCTCGCTGATCAGTCTTTTGCTAAACTGAGTGCTCTGCTTTTACTGATACTCATTTGCTTGACATTTTTTATGCTGATACATTCTTATCGGAAAAAGGCACTTTGGGAAAATAAAACTGCTGAACGTGCCCGTGAAGCACAAATGCAGATGGCTACATTGCTAAAAACACAAGCTGAAATGCAAGGGCGAATGCAGACTATGGCAGAAATTTTTGGTCAAAGGCAGGCTGAATTGAATAAGTCACTCAGTGAGCAACTCAATGGGATGACAGCCAATTTGGGTCAAACGCTTCAGGTGCAGACCAAATCTACTTATGAAAATTTGGCTCGTTTGCAAGAACGTTTAGCGGTAATTGATGCGGCGCAAAATAATATTCAGTCGCTTACAGGACAGGTTGTTCAGTTACAGGCTATTTTAAGCAATAAACAGACACGTGGTACTTTTGGTCAGGGGAGGATGGAAGCAATTATTGCCGATGCCCTACCAACAAATGCTTATGCTTTTCAAGCAGTTCTCTCTAATGGAAAGCGCCCAGATTGCCTCATTTACATGCCGAATAAAGGACCATCTCTTGTGATTGATGCAAAATTTCCTCTAGAGGCGTGGAATGCCATGCGTAAAGCAACATCAGCGCAAGAGCGTCAGGAAGCAGAACGCCAATTCCGTACTGACATGGAAGTTCATATTCGCGATATTGCACAGAAATATTTAATTCCTGGAGAAACACATGATACAGCTTTTCTCTTTGTACCCTCGGAATCGGTTTTTGCAACAATTTATGAAGATTTTGAGCCATTGGTACAAAAAGCCAATCGAGCACATGTGATTATTGTATCACCATCTTTGTTGATGTTATCTGTTCAGGTTGTACAAACTATTATGAAAGATGCGCGGATGCGTGAACAAGCACATTTGATTCAGTCAGAAGTAGCAAAATTAATGGAAGATTTTGGACGAATGGATACGCGTGTTCGCGCGTTACAGAAGCATTTTTACAAAGCAGGTGAAGATATAGAGGGGATTTTAATATCATCCTCAAAAATTATGAAACGAGCTAATCGCATTGAAACTTTTGAGTTAAAAGAGAACAGCTTTGAGCAAACGAAAATGACAACCTCTATTTCATCTCAAACATTGCGTTTGGTGGATGAGGAGTAA
- the def gene encoding peptide deformylase, giving the protein MPIKSLITLPDPILREVSKPVEHIDSALQKLADDMLDTMYNAQGVGLAAIQIGIPLRMLVIDVSRDDISKNPLVVINPEILWLSDERNTYKEGCLSIPEYYAEVERPKRLCVRYQDRQGKQTEIEADDLLATCLQHEIDHLNGCLFIDHISKIKRDMVIRKFKKRAKENNAQKALL; this is encoded by the coding sequence ATGCCAATTAAATCTTTAATTACTTTACCTGATCCGATTTTACGGGAAGTATCCAAACCCGTCGAGCATATTGATTCAGCTCTCCAAAAGCTTGCTGATGATATGTTGGATACGATGTATAATGCCCAAGGCGTTGGTCTTGCTGCTATTCAAATTGGTATACCGCTGCGTATGTTGGTCATAGATGTCTCCAGAGATGATATCTCGAAAAATCCGCTTGTTGTTATTAACCCAGAAATCTTATGGCTTTCAGATGAGCGTAATACTTATAAAGAAGGCTGCCTCTCTATTCCTGAATATTACGCGGAAGTTGAACGCCCTAAACGCCTTTGTGTGCGCTATCAAGATCGCCAAGGGAAACAAACAGAAATTGAAGCAGATGATCTCCTAGCTACTTGCTTACAGCACGAAATTGATCATTTAAACGGCTGTCTTTTTATAGATCACATTTCAAAAATCAAACGTGATATGGTGATACGAAAATTTAAAAAACGCGCAAAAGAAAATAACGCACAGAAAGCACTTTTGTAA
- the fmt gene encoding methionyl-tRNA formyltransferase, translating to MALRLSFMGTPDFSVPILHALLNAGHDIVAVYSQPPRPAGRRGLKLIPSPVQNAAQAKCIPVFTPLTFKTVEQQAQFTALGVDAAVVVAYGLLLPKTILETPRFGCFNAHASLLPRWRGAAPIQRAIMAGDRETGMMIMKMDEGLDTGPIALSHSIPITDNMTTCELSNKLSHMGAELMIKALSALEKGQLKLTPQSAEGITYASKIKKEETRIDWTKPAELIHRHIRALFPSPSCWCNMNIGGREERVKILGSRLKTGPSLEIGRIEPNSLIVHCGQGRLEITHLQRSGGKILDSATFLRGAHISTVF from the coding sequence ATGGCATTACGGTTGAGTTTTATGGGAACACCTGATTTTTCTGTTCCCATTTTACATGCTTTGTTGAATGCGGGACATGATATTGTAGCTGTTTATAGCCAACCTCCTCGCCCAGCAGGCCGTCGTGGTCTTAAACTGATCCCCTCACCTGTTCAAAACGCAGCACAAGCAAAATGCATCCCTGTGTTCACTCCTCTAACGTTCAAAACAGTCGAACAACAAGCCCAATTTACAGCACTTGGTGTTGATGCTGCTGTTGTTGTTGCCTATGGACTCCTCTTACCGAAAACTATTCTTGAAACACCACGCTTTGGTTGTTTTAATGCTCATGCTTCACTCTTACCACGTTGGCGTGGCGCTGCTCCTATTCAGCGTGCAATTATGGCTGGTGATAGAGAAACGGGGATGATGATTATGAAAATGGATGAAGGGCTTGATACAGGACCTATTGCTCTCTCCCACTCCATCCCTATCACCGATAACATGACGACCTGTGAACTTTCAAATAAACTTTCACATATGGGTGCAGAACTTATGATAAAAGCTCTGTCAGCTCTTGAAAAAGGCCAGCTTAAACTTACCCCACAATCAGCAGAAGGCATAACCTATGCCTCTAAAATCAAAAAGGAAGAAACCCGCATTGATTGGACAAAACCTGCAGAACTTATTCATAGGCATATTCGTGCACTTTTTCCCTCTCCTAGTTGCTGGTGCAACATGAATATCGGCGGACGAGAAGAGCGCGTAAAAATTCTTGGAAGTCGCTTAAAAACGGGACCTTCTCTTGAAATTGGTCGGATAGAGCCAAATTCTTTGATCGTCCACTGCGGACAAGGACGTTTAGAAATAACCCATCTCCAAAGATCTGGTGGTAAAATTCTTGATAGCGCCACATTTTTGCGAGGTGCTCATATTTCTACTGTTTTTTAA
- the truA gene encoding tRNA pseudouridine(38-40) synthase TruA, which produces MPRFKLTLEYDGSNYAGWQRQTDLRTIQGALEQAIFHFCGQQLTITTAGRTDAGVHATGQVVHVDFEKTWYTHTIRDALNAHLRKQGEDISILNVQNVPDDFDARFSAIKRHYLFKILNRRSPPALNAKRVWWLPKPLNAEAMHEAAQKLVGQHDFTTFRSAHCQAKSPIRTLERLDVQREGDEIFLYAQARSFLHHQIRSFAGSLMEVGIGRWTTQDLEAALHAKDRTRCGVVAPPSGLYLTKVEY; this is translated from the coding sequence ATGCCACGTTTTAAACTCACCCTTGAATATGATGGCTCAAATTACGCTGGTTGGCAGCGCCAAACAGACCTCCGCACCATACAAGGAGCTCTTGAGCAAGCTATTTTTCACTTTTGCGGCCAACAACTAACCATCACGACAGCTGGCCGAACGGATGCAGGTGTGCATGCTACTGGACAAGTTGTACATGTTGATTTTGAAAAAACCTGGTACACGCACACTATACGTGATGCGCTCAATGCGCATTTACGAAAACAAGGAGAAGATATTTCGATCTTAAATGTACAAAACGTCCCTGATGACTTTGACGCACGATTTTCCGCAATCAAACGCCATTATCTTTTTAAAATTCTTAATCGCCGCTCCCCACCAGCTTTGAACGCCAAACGCGTGTGGTGGTTGCCAAAACCCCTTAACGCTGAAGCCATGCATGAAGCTGCCCAAAAACTTGTAGGACAACACGATTTTACCACTTTCCGCTCAGCCCATTGCCAAGCCAAAAGCCCTATTCGCACCCTTGAACGCCTTGATGTTCAAAGAGAAGGAGATGAGATTTTCCTCTATGCACAAGCCCGCTCTTTTCTTCATCATCAAATTCGTTCATTTGCGGGAAGCCTTATGGAAGTTGGTATCGGTCGCTGGACAACACAAGATCTTGAAGCAGCTCTTCATGCTAAAGATCGCACACGTTGTGGTGTTGTCGCACCACCTTCAGGACTTTATTTGACTAAAGTGGAATATTAA
- a CDS encoding LOG family protein — protein MKKGYKEKREKEQKNWAPLLHVKDALQQVHEVSDSAQMHSPTYRLAYIDQEFMMRPELRSQRIGLEFLKPEIVLQEYNIQSTIVLFGGARIPESGQAAWAAKNGTQKKNLHAMSHYYDEAREFARLCSCYSATTEYREFVVVTGGGPGVMEAGNRGATDVGAPTIGLNVVLPHEQMPNSYVTPHLCFNFHYLGMRKMHFLMRAKALAVFPGGFGTLDELFETLTLMQTGRMKQVPILMFGKEFWANVINFDYLSAQGTISPADLTLMTFVNTAAEAFEEIRSFYKLP, from the coding sequence ATGAAAAAAGGTTACAAAGAAAAAAGAGAAAAAGAACAAAAAAATTGGGCGCCACTTCTCCATGTAAAAGATGCTCTACAACAGGTGCATGAAGTTTCCGATTCAGCACAAATGCATTCACCTACTTATCGTTTGGCGTATATCGACCAAGAGTTTATGATGCGTCCTGAGTTACGCTCACAACGTATTGGTCTTGAGTTTTTAAAGCCAGAAATAGTGCTTCAGGAATATAATATTCAATCAACAATTGTTTTATTTGGTGGTGCGCGTATTCCCGAATCTGGGCAAGCAGCGTGGGCAGCAAAAAATGGAACACAAAAGAAAAATTTACATGCTATGTCACATTATTACGATGAAGCAAGGGAATTTGCGCGTTTATGTTCATGCTATTCTGCTACGACGGAGTATCGTGAATTTGTGGTCGTCACAGGGGGGGGCCCAGGGGTAATGGAAGCAGGAAATCGTGGTGCTACTGATGTTGGTGCACCAACGATTGGCTTAAACGTCGTTTTACCGCATGAGCAAATGCCTAATTCTTATGTGACTCCGCATTTATGTTTTAATTTTCATTATTTAGGGATGCGTAAAATGCATTTTTTAATGCGGGCGAAGGCATTGGCGGTTTTCCCTGGAGGGTTTGGTACTCTGGATGAGTTGTTTGAAACTTTAACTTTAATGCAAACAGGGCGAATGAAACAGGTTCCAATTTTAATGTTTGGCAAAGAATTTTGGGCAAACGTTATTAATTTTGATTATTTATCAGCACAAGGTACTATCTCTCCTGCTGATCTCACCCTGATGACATTTGTCAATACCGCAGCGGAGGCTTTTGAAGAAATCCGTTCCTTTTATAAGCTTCCTTAA
- the dapD gene encoding 2,3,4,5-tetrahydropyridine-2,6-dicarboxylate N-succinyltransferase: protein MTHLTQLEMIIEKAFDDRDSIDIITKGEIRESVEYALNLLDKGEVRVAERQKNGQWHVHQWLKKAVLLSFRLNPMQIIAGGINGTYWWDKVPSKFSGWQEVDFKKADFRSVPGAIVRHSAYIAPNVILMPSFVNLGAFVDEGTMVDTWTTVGSCAQIGKHVHLSGGVGVGGVLEPLQANPTIVEDYCFIGARSEVVEGCIIREGAVLGMGVFIGKSTKIIDRTTGEVFIGEVPAYSVVVPGSLPGKPLPNGAASPNLYCAVIVKRVDQKTREKTSINDLLRD from the coding sequence ATGACCCATCTCACACAACTTGAAATGATTATTGAAAAAGCATTTGATGATCGCGATTCTATCGATATTATCACAAAGGGTGAAATTCGTGAAAGTGTTGAATATGCATTAAACCTTCTTGACAAAGGTGAAGTCCGTGTAGCGGAACGCCAAAAAAATGGACAATGGCATGTTCACCAATGGTTAAAAAAAGCCGTCCTTCTCTCTTTTCGGCTCAATCCTATGCAAATTATTGCCGGTGGGATAAATGGAACATATTGGTGGGATAAAGTCCCTTCGAAATTTTCTGGTTGGCAAGAAGTTGACTTTAAAAAAGCTGATTTCCGTTCCGTTCCTGGAGCAATTGTACGCCATTCTGCCTATATTGCTCCCAATGTTATATTGATGCCATCCTTTGTAAATCTTGGTGCTTTTGTCGATGAGGGAACAATGGTTGATACATGGACTACTGTTGGTTCCTGTGCACAAATTGGCAAACATGTTCATCTTTCTGGTGGCGTCGGTGTCGGAGGTGTTTTAGAACCACTGCAAGCAAACCCAACGATTGTTGAAGATTATTGCTTTATCGGTGCACGCTCTGAAGTTGTTGAAGGTTGTATTATTCGTGAAGGTGCAGTTTTAGGGATGGGAGTTTTTATTGGAAAATCTACAAAAATTATTGATCGTACAACAGGCGAAGTTTTTATAGGTGAAGTGCCTGCCTATTCCGTTGTAGTTCCAGGCTCTCTCCCTGGAAAACCATTACCAAACGGTGCAGCAAGTCCAAATCTTTATTGTGCTGTCATAGTGAAACGCGTTGACCAAAAAACACGAGAGAAAACATCTATTAACGATCTTTTGCGTGATTAA